A genome region from Candidatus Zymogenus saltonus includes the following:
- a CDS encoding DUF1844 domain-containing protein translates to MSFIMSLSTSALIYLGEIPDPADNEHKKIVPLAKQMIDLISLLKEKTKGNLSADEDKYMENILFELRMLFVKAAPK, encoded by the coding sequence ATGTCATTTATCATGTCCCTGTCAACATCGGCCCTCATATACCTGGGGGAGATCCCGGATCCCGCCGACAACGAGCACAAAAAGATCGTTCCGCTGGCGAAGCAGATGATAGACCTGATTTCCCTCCTAAAGGAAAAGACAAAGGGGAACCTCTCGGCCGACGAAGATAAATATATGGAGAATATCCTCTTCGAGCTGAGGATGCTGTTCGTCAAGGCCGCCCCGAAGTAG